The Coleofasciculus sp. FACHB-T130 genome segment GGACAAATTGCAGCACTGACAATAAATCATTCAGCAACTGACAAATCTGAGATTCGCTAAAAGCACCTACTTGTGCCAATTCTTGGGCTAAGTTTTGCCCGTCGATAAACTCTTGCACCAAATACTGGCGATCGTCTTGAGTAAAATATGCCAGTAATTCGGGAATCTGGGAATGTTTACCCAGTTCATCCAGCCGCATTGCTTCTTGATTAAATAACTCAATTGCCTTTTTAACCGTGCTGGTGCCTTGGGCTTGCGGGTAAAACTGCTTGATTACACAACGCGGTTTAGAAGGTTTATCTTCATCCACTGCCAAAAAAGTTCTACCAAAACCGCCTTGCCCAATCGGTTTGATGGCACGGTAGCGGTCTTTGAGCAACAACTTAGTGCCGCAAGTCAGGCAAAACTTTGTATCAGAGGGATTTTGAGAGTTTGGGCAAGCTGGATTGAGGCAATAGCTCATAGTGGGAAGCGCTGCAACTGACTAAATCTATGTTGACACTCCTAGCGCTAAAGCCTTGTTTTTTTACGGGCTTTTTCCAGAATTAATGTTTTTCTGGCTGGAATTTTTCTTCCCAATGTAAGAACTCAAAACCCAAACCCGATCTTTACGGTGTCTCTTCTAAATCTTCTGGCACATCGGTATCGGGCCACAACAAGCGGACGGCAATTAAGGCAAACCCAATGGCTGCGATCGCTTTGAGTAACCGCGCAGGCAACAGCACCGCCACGCCTTCCCCAGCAATGACTCCCAGGAAGCTAGCCAACAGCAGTGCGGCGATCGTTCCTAGAAACACGGCGCGGGGAGATTTAGAACTGCCACTGAGCGCGATCGCTGCCAATTGGCTCTTATCTCCAATCTCCGCTAAAAATACCGTGATGAAACTAATTCCGAGAAGATGCCAATCCATAGTTGAAGGTTGGAAGGGTTAAAGGTTGAAAGTTTTGAATCGCTGACAGGTTGAACTTTCAACGTGCCAACCTTGCAACGTGAAAATCTTGCAACTTAAAAATGTACGACATCCCACAGCAGCATCACAGAAACAAAGAGTAAACAAGCTCCCGCTGCCATGTCCAAGGTTTTAGGAGACAGCCGAGTTGCCAGCCAGCGCCCCAACAATACACCCACCAAGCTTGTAGCGATTAGTGCCACCGCCGCACCCGCAAACACCAACCACGGCGACTGAGATTCTGCACTCATCAGCAGCGTTGCCACCTGAGTTTTATCTCCCATTTCTGCCAAAAAGATCGTCAAGAACGTGGAGCTAAAGACTGTCCAAGGCACCCGCTGGAAAAGCTTCACTTTTGGCTTTTGAGATTTAGAATGGCTAATCTTTGAAGAGGGTGAAGGCGCTGATTCAACGGCAGGTACCTGGGCGCTAGGACGCTCTAAGGCAGGCAGGCTAGGAGGCAGTGCAGAAAGTTTCACTATTGAGTTAGGCTCAACGCTAGCTAGTTTTCATATTCTTTTCATTTTCTCAGAATATGGTACAAATATCAACCTTTGGTTGCTTGCAGAAGATTTAAGTTCCTAATCGGTTTCAAAAGCCAACTTCCTGGTTAAATCGGATCATTTCTAAAGAGCGATCGCCATAAACGCCTTCAATCTGTTCGCGGCAACACTCCACTGCAAAGTCATTGAGTTCCTCTGGCTCAATGCCGTACAATTCCTCAAAAACATCTGCCTGCACCCGACAAAAGCGAGGACGATCTAGATAAATCTGACATTCTCGCGTCTCCCGATCGAAATTCACACACCATCCCCCTTCGCCGAC includes the following:
- a CDS encoding YkgJ family cysteine cluster protein, translating into MPTWRCVKQCGACCHLDPADRPDLDQYLMPEELQLYLSMVGEGGWCVNFDRETRECQIYLDRPRFCRVQADVFEELYGIEPEELNDFAVECCREQIEGVYGDRSLEMIRFNQEVGF
- a CDS encoding TMEM165/GDT1 family protein, with translation MSHSKSQKPKVKLFQRVPWTVFSSTFLTIFLAEMGDKTQVATLLMSAESQSPWLVFAGAAVALIATSLVGVLLGRWLATRLSPKTLDMAAGACLLFVSVMLLWDVVHF
- a CDS encoding TMEM165/GDT1 family protein, with protein sequence MDWHLLGISFITVFLAEIGDKSQLAAIALSGSSKSPRAVFLGTIAALLLASFLGVIAGEGVAVLLPARLLKAIAAIGFALIAVRLLWPDTDVPEDLEETP